A region of Osmerus eperlanus chromosome 9, fOsmEpe2.1, whole genome shotgun sequence DNA encodes the following proteins:
- the stard9 gene encoding stAR-related lipid transfer protein 9, which translates to MANVKVAIRVRPLNARESVDGGKLAVQVEEKFVRIKNVKPEVRLDGHSDGREKLLEFGFDYCYWSVDPVDPRHASQEEVFQDLGVSVLSGASAGYNVCLFAYGQTGTGKTYTMMGTPDSMGLTPRICQGLFRSEGSFPDGQSSSRVEVSFLEIYNERVRDLLGGGDQKKRASLRVREHPERGPYVQDLSQHTVSDYRRAVDLLEEGIANRITAATHIHDASSRSHAIFTIQYTQAILENNLPSEIVSKINLVDLAGSERADPHYCRDRLTEGSNINKSLVTLGIVISALAQNSQMSSSSQSINSVASEGEGSVMGSQASVMGSQASSLSGGRHCFIPYRDSVLTWLLKDSLGGNSKTIMIATVSPSCSSYNETLSTLRYAAHARNIVNKPRVNEDASVRLIRELRQEIDRLKSMLLSFEMRNPSPSLSDERDGNLSDIVLQNELKVEQLTKDWSESWRDKQELLEQYSVDINRDRAGFLIHSLLPHLVTLDRDVLSTGVTFYHLREGVTLISPQTPLEEPQIVLQGGATCEIENRGGVVTLRPLPGSACMVNNREVTKPCRLAQGSVITLGGVHKFRFNHPEEAAVLRERRRASEGALTCSYGDLQTLTSDSSVGGELLGQPGAGLAPSEGPLPRQRLEEQQRYVESLRQEIQNEQRRAERDLEREQAHLRQQHAEIQQWIQLETQRLAAIEERATQEFGVQTDFAISTPYQGTLEDTGGPGEPSSGPVPPSSKAVGARKKVVQEELLKHHALRRAESRVRRKRLHYQLERIARKRNLLEAKRELQRLEKVLPPGVDSPGSPELGSPPRSRGRLPVLRRHSFSADLLSRLYPRHMPVFSHFLRRNTSVELTPVSVSGRKWVSDECLPRERARSRSCTVSSSHSQGSRSRGRSSENLGQTIPAEPPLAQPCRPRPERKPLLPQRGLLFRANPNPAASQQSLPGPAAQPIRNLKSGPAADRSGPQKALCKAVRGLPRGSRGLDTLKKVFSRSVGPGIKNALARVFRKPPSGVQCGGRTSRAGGKISSRFRWRQTRDRPTGDSKMRRSSMKVTVSCEELDQRALSQAPGQRRWHSAETLMSQTCRWVKRQQGLEGWVEVENEVEGEEEEDEGSSDCDSMFSLDSLSSAYATALAEQLRQEEMFHSEAESEDSQMSKDSLAVEDRGEHHAARLGLRQTVIPKHAVVALHPRVGQHMTSEVLSRSETDTTRKRPEMPAEAYWSQHGHPKARVNGEIGATGGAVTQRPPATELKDTAYKRSEECGKSPSLASYSPRSLSSCSLREPETLLALTDAWSSTDAADSPRMHRASLAQRKRMVFTAVNSSSCSLSPTSVELSDSQSRSGSYSSVSTEGDHVTVEEHRLEVSEGSLDTLDFPDFQFLSTPERLTMAVSPEPMCVKQFEGLSQTMENIDNVGGRQIIETETLLQEPGSSTDCKNENILSASQPTMSSEPGTPQVSVLADVSPERVPEIAIDINVFSSSHQSKAILLPYSENESELLSEVFDIESVSNVSCEDTELCYEKKVSMKVKDTESCEVTNTKDMLLNSDKILQKLETKEPDSQCAQTEQEALKPTSKNSRKRNQVNQDSFVGSLKIPKRSNEGDLVTLSSSPVRTILAVGPDNNNNGGDLKGKLSVLASDNPRFSQSNHTEDGFRQDTPAEVSMAVPGTTSSENERPSGKWKDAVCDCKSGGVGGHEAILLEDGGVTLKREGERNEREDVESRGDKPQTDRKRRERENISPQPPRDRDSSELDLRISEVVMEHMKMSLTDGGVYKRDVEIESESLTCDPLTRQPAMVDHSPAIAANLASALLEKHQDYSEWLRKDTRTDQTVTHYREIGEPSTLIKNYSLCTEKIHLFPLVSLDISDGSAEMFQGNEGGNATQTCTDRQSSVDVQLDQRGNQHVHVVSSSSPKFSTGDLDLNAGRIYQGENNKPGMSERVEIVHQIQNTNDCFRTTLFHPAKDPPPTQYFTVDCQKIELVQTMNPDSDVKQPSHHHKPFTIQGGSFSGDVSTSAKECSTPQEVLAQPKSTKLPKNSTTLLIAVELSSDKSSSSQYSPDKQNGNQSHPNESVDVQGLSASPETLNPQRNHPGHQRDINLNQPLLAQPIYPQTQLDNAPHVFVNVGARDNQANMKDDQYRLGKRLTVGCSKNNLALTLRQLAKDEEESVTNQLPTKSPLITPMEKSLPGIASSPNIPQGSRDGSIKILADSCGDYRSKEGDAKTNCKQRHSIGASKKGKSKRFRRVQAQILPSSSSDSTLKSSSDEEENIIRVNRNRCSPTSRLKIGSHRSGQPDVALVSGVAVASSKPKVTTIKETCRASGRRGRDSGVCVSQKEHGVTARSLHVVEVEKRTGRGKAVFISMAESEMLPCTPKPRDSPMHFASSDINPFVHQWQSEDADQRCHKTPAFGSAADLTCKSPLLNGVEKHITRCCSVDNGLNVQNSPFNSHLSTYANNKGLSSTLSSIEDFQEPTSHKSQLSPGSDGSCVNQQPPNMTEAVRSNSSRNSVSVGLGTSLGQVDEIMLVYSSEQESQTGRPQACGMMCDHGTQTTGDVGKRIRHRRSSTQVPQSTRVRDASRESNTWASLQNMSEHLSQLIHSTSDLLGNVQCMRNGDVLKRSPRNSLRHFQVSHCYSKDQTKRDCSTQTAVDIGIQTEKTPMPALKKMSVYQYPSVERSKPHEVNVIVKVIGSEVLNVSQEDNSVCRDRVQTKTDDKIQSMPDLRTNGSPIVIGSICQQVGAPHKVLSMETVVHCPNQPRSAVHSDPSSGLKPELSPRSIRISEILSSSFQDVSQENLKMCANPEVSSVKQQQQQTVIYTDRASSPILTVGVRPGQGREQAVQLHKKHQTPKMHNGNKDQMNNKKACWSTPCLDLLVREHRTSLSLTDRGEMCELDSSDGSINKSESVSLENVSELRHSSTKEMDERSVSSSADNESRCPMTELRDTTFSNPTKQKTSCQSLRWSISSLSSNGITMPNHTPLTRQSGACRQEGTSVSTLEHLQSYKRRTTAFHHRELEDPGEYHDGGYDPTPISKRTIQLQEDDLKSLAPSECNTDVLVNINPIANPSPQPEHGLVPEDLPMHNKFTSWSGISHQLTERRTSGTNKPAACPPDNPEVRRRSQAKWDEMESKHGSSLGPENLGSRDRKSREIERLRKEREQVMSTVHLHMNPHQLTVELTEAKLHYGLGETDTLLKMLSSGSREEPSSVPSNQQLYDGHRRSIEGLRLEREARLQTYRRARSLSPSKHPRSPPQEDLTSSRVSALPSRRKDYLQQLRQEVVDSTRIPDPPRGEGHYPSEIEQLLRDYGRAREEARTEIARARERLRERTEQEKRRLQQQALSQVVTDDLRHRTRISSSTLCTGSSLSLSSGPTSGYNSGNTTHLKDGCRPTLTVQAQGVHEDGLSSRARPPLAGSQGIRSQRAWLSVQDVRLEPGVLTFDPLMSSPSSPTSLRQRTASFGSSSSISTAYQDITSCLLGRALAEVRLAAGGDIGNLVMGKATAGWRYQGSERGVQAYHRPSSSPSMHGFLGAAELDRPLASLWGLVREPSKTNLLHLSVRSAWTQPLDGSTQLVYLVTDPSSCHLKQPRDFCCVSTEARQGDLCVLAMQSVFEESLPRPSMDIVRAEMLPSAWLLQPITRGGREVVRVIFLLQVDLGSPSLPQRVLNAVARRQASAIAELDAICLL; encoded by the exons CAGACTACAGGCGGGCCGTGGATCTCCTTGAGGAGGGCATCGCCAACCGCATCACCGCGGCAACCCACATCCACGATGCCAGCAGCCGCTCCCACGCCATCTTCACCATCCAGTACACCCAG GCTATTCTGGAGAACAACCTGCCTTCTGAGATCGTAAGCAAGATCAACTTGGTGGATCTAGCagggag TGAGAGAGCCGACCCCCACTACTGCagggacagactgacagaaggATCCAACATCAACAAGTCCCTGGTCACCCTGGGCATCGTCATCTCGGCCCTGG cccaGAACTCCCAGATGTCCAGCAGCAGCCAGAGCATCAACAGCGTGGCcagtgagggggagggcagcgtgatGGGCAGCCAGGCCAGCGTGATGGGCAGCCAGGCCAgctctctgtctggggga aggcactGCTTCATCCCCTACAGAGACTCGGTCCTCACCTGGCTCCTGAAGGACAGCCTGGGAGGAAACTCCAAGACCATCATGATCGCCA ctgtctccccctcctgctccagctACAATGAGACTCTTAGCACGCTACGCTACGCAGCCCATGCCAGGAACATTGTCAACAAGCCCCGCGTCAATGAG GATGCCAGTGTGAGGCTGATCAGGGAGCTGCGCCAGGAAATCGACCGTCTGAAGAGCATGCTGCTCAGCTTCGAGATG cGTAACCCCAGTCCATCTCTGAGCGACGAGAGGGATGGAAACCTCTCTGATATTGTGCTGCAGAACGAGCTGAAG gtggagCAGCTGACTAAGGACTGGTCAGAGAGCTGGCGGGATAAGCAGGAGCTGCTGGAGCAGTACAGTGTTGACATTAACAGAGACCGGGCTGGTTTCCTCATCCACTCCCTGCTGCCCCACCTTGTCACACTAGACAGAGACGTCCTCAGCACTGGGGTCACTTTCTACCATCTCAGG GAGGGGGTGACTCTCATCAGCCCTCAGACCCCACTGGAGGAGCCTCAAATAG TGCTGCAGGGCGGCGCCACCTGTGAGATAGAGAACCGGGGCGGGGTCGTGACCCTCAGGCCACTGCCAGGGAGCGCCTGCATGGTCAACAACAGGGAGGTCACCAAGCCCTGCAGACTGGcacaag ggtcAGTGATCACTCTGGGAGGAGTCCACAAGTTCCGCTTCAACCACCCAGAAGAAGCAGCCGTCCTCAGAGAACGGAGACGT GCCAGTGAGGGAGCGCTGACCTGCAGCTATGGTGACCTTCAAACCCTCACCTCGGATTCCAG TGTTGGAGGTGAGCTCCTGGGTCAGCCTGGTGCCGGGCTAGCCCCCAGTGAGGGGCCTCTCCCCAGGCAGAGactggaggagcagcagaggtACGTGGAGAGCCTGCGCCAGGAGATCCAGAATGAGCAGAGACGGgctgagagagacctggagagagagcaggctcacCTGAGACAGCAGCACGCCGAGA TCCAACAGTGGATCCAACTGGAGACGCAGCGCCTGGCAGCAATAGAGGAGAGGGCGACCCAGGAGTTTGGCGTCCAGACAGACTTCGCCATCTCTACCCCATACCAGGGGACCCTGGAGGATACTGGGGGTCCTGGGGAGCCCAGTTCAGGACCAGTGCCCCCTTCATCCAAGGCGGTGGGCGCCCGGAAGAAGGTGGTGCAGGAGGAGTTGTTGAAGCACCACGCTCTCCGCCGAGCAGAGAGCCGCGTCCGGCGGAAGAGGCTGCACTACCAGCTGGAGAGGATCGCCCGGAAGCGTAATCTTCTGGAGGCCAAGAGGGAACTGCAGCGCCTGGAGAAGGTTCTTCCTCCCGGTGTGGACAGCCCTGGGTCCCCTGAGCTGGGCTCGCCCCCCCGGTCCAGAGGACGGCTCCCGGTCCTGCGCAGGCACTCCTTCTCGGCTGACCTCCTGTCCCGCCTCTACCCTCGACACATGCCCGTCTTCAG CCACTTCCTGAGGAGAAATACATCGGTTGAGCTGACCCCAGTGTCTGTAAGCGGCAGGAAATGGGTGTCTGACGAGTGCCTCCCCCGTGAGAGGGCCAGGAGTCGCTCCTGCACCGTGTCGTCCTCACACAGCCAGGGCAGCAGAAGCAGAGGACGCTCCTCGGAGAACCTGGGCCAGACGATCCCAGCAGAGCCTCCCTTGGCTCAGCCCTGCAGACCCCGCCCGGAGAGGAAACCCCTGCTGCCCCAACGGGGACTCCTGTTCAGGGCCAATCCGAATCCAGCAGCAAGCCAGCAGTCACTTCCTGGACCTGCTGCACAGCCAATTAGAAATCTGAAAAGTGGACCAGCGGCAGACAGGTCCGGCCCCCAGAAGGCTCTGTGTAAGGCTGTAAGGGGTCTCCCTCGTGGTAGCAGGGGCCTAGATACCCTCAAGAAGGTGTTCTCTCGCTCCGTGGGTCCAGGGATAAAGAACGCCCTGGCCAGGGTGTTCCGGAAGCCTCCGTCAGGAGTGCAGTGCGGAGGCAGGACGTCCAGGGCGGGTGGCAAGATCTCAAGCCGTTTTCGCTGGAGACAGACCAGAGACAGGCCCACGGGGGACTCGAAGATGAGAAGGAGCAGCATGAAGGTGACGGTGTCGTGCGAGGAACTGGACCAGAGGGCTCTCTCCCAGGCTCCAGGACAGAGACGCTGGCACAGTGCCGAGACCCTGATGAGCCAGACCTGCCGCTGGGTGAAGAGGCAACAGGGACTGGAAGGATGGGTGGAAGTCGAAAAcgaggtggagggagaagaggaggaggatgaaggctcCTCGGACTGCGACAGCATGTTCTCGCTGGACTCCCTGTCCTCGGCCTACGCCACGGCGCTGGCAGAGCagctgaggcaggaggagatGTTCCACAGCGAGGCGGAGAGTGAAGATAGCCAGATGTCTAAGGACTCCCTGGCTGTGGAGGATAGAGGGGAGCACCACGCAGCTAGACTGGGGCTGAGGCAGACAGTCATCCCCAAACACGCAGTGGTTGCCTTACATCCACGTGTGGGACAGCATATGACCTCCGAGGTTCTGTCAAGGTCAGAGACGGATACGACTCGCAAACGTCCTGAAATGCCTGCTGAGGCCTACTGGAGTCAACATGGCCACCCTAAAGCTAGAGTGAATGGTGAAATTGGAGCCACAGGGGGGGCAGTTACCCAGAGACCACCAGCGACAGAGCTCAAAGACACAGCTTATAAGAGAAGTGAGGAGTGTGGGAAGAGCCCCTCCCTGGCGAGTTACAGCCCTCGTTCTCTCAGTAGCTGCAGTTTAAGGGAACCAGAGACCTTGCTAGCGCTCACGGACGCTTGGTCCTCCACCGATGCAGCAGACAGTCCCAGAATGCACAGGGCCTCTCTGGCCCAGAGGAAGAGAATGGTATTTACTGCTGtgaacagcagcagctgcagccttAGTCCCACCAGTGTGGAACTCTCAGATAGCCAGAGCAGATCTGGAAGCTATAGCTCTGTGTCTACCGAGGGGGATCATGTGACTGTGGAGGAACACAGACTTGAGGTTTCAGAGGGGAGCCTAGATACTCTGGATTTCCCTGATTTTCAGTTCCTCTCAACCCCAGAGCGTCTAACAATGGCAGTTAGTCCGGAACCAATGTGTGTGAAACAATTTGAAGGACTCTCCCAAACTATGGAGAACATAGACAATGTAGGTGGCCGCCAAATTATTGAGACGGAGACTCTCTTACAAGAGCCTGGCTCTAGTACTGACTGTAAGAATGAGAATATCCTTTCAGCATCACAGCCTACAATGTCAAGTGAGCCCGGAACACCACAGGTGTCAGTTCTTGCTGATGTGTCTCCTGAAAGAGTTCCAGAAATAGCCATAGACATCAATGTGTTTTCCTCAAGTCATCAATCAAAAGCTATTTTATTGCCTTACTCTGAAAATGAAAGTGAACTGCTGAGCGAGGTGTTTGACATTGAAAGTGTCTCGAATGTTTCCTGTGAAGACACTGAGCTATGCTATGAAAAGAAAGTTAGCATGAAAGTGAAAGACACAGAGTCGTGCGAGGTCACAAATACCAAAGACATGTTACTTAACAGTGACAAAATTCTGCAAAAGCTTGAAACCAAAGAGCCTGACAGCCAGTGTGCACAAACAGAGCAGGAAGCTCTTAAACCAACCAGTAAAAATTCCAGGAAGAGAAACCAAGTCAATCAGGATTCTTTTGTCGGCAGCTTGAAAATACCAAAGAGGAGCAATGAAGGGGACCTGGTAACGTTGTCCTCTAGTCCAGTCAGAACCATCTTGGCAGTTGGTCCTGACAACAATAACAATGGCGGTGACTTAAAAGGGAAGTTGTCTGTCTTGGCAAGTGATAACCCCAGGTTTTCCCAATCAAACCATACAGAGGATGGCTTCAGGCAGGACACACCAGCTGAAGTGTCAATGGCAGTGCCGGGGACCACATCCAGTGAAAATGAAAGGCCCAGTGGGAAGTGGAAAGATGCTGTATGTGACTGTAAATCTGGTGGCGTGGGCGGCCATGAAGCCATTCTTTTAGAAGATGGGGGAgtaactttgaagagagagggagagagaaatgaaagggAAGACGTTGAAAGCCGGGGGGACAAACCACAGACGGAtagaaaaaggagggagagagagaatatatcCCCGCAACCACCTAGAGACAGGGACAGTAGCGAGCTAGACCTGAGGATCTCAGAAGTTGTGATGGAGCACATGAAGATGTCACTGACAGATGGAGGTGTTTATAAAAGGGACGTGGAGATAGAGAGTGAAAGCCTCACATGCGATCCATTAACCAGACAGCCGGCCATGGTGGATCATTCCCCAGCTATAGCTGCTAATCTTGCTTCTGCTTTGTTAGAAAAACATCAAGACTATTCAGAGTGGCTTAGAAAAGACACCAGAACAGACCAGACGGTAACACACTACAGAGAGATTGGAGAGCCCTCTACACTCATCAAAAACTATTCACTTTGTACAGAAAAAATCCACCTTTTTCCTCTTGTTAGTCTGGACATAAGCGATGGATCAGCAGAGATGTTCCAGGGGAACGAAGGAGGAAATGCTACTCAGACATGCACCGACCGTCAAAGCTCTGTAGATGTTCAACTTGACCAGAGGGGAAACCAACATGTACATGTGGTCAGTTCATCTTCACCGAAGTTCAGTACTGGAGATTTAGATCTGAATGCTGGAAGGATTTACCAAGGAGAGAATAATAAACCAGGCATGAGTGAGAGGGTTGAAATTGTACACCAGATTCAGAATACAAATGATTGTTTTAGAACAACATTGTTTCATCCAGCGAAGGATCCTCCTCCTACtcaatattttactgttgattgccaAAAGATAGAATTGGTTCAGACTATGAATCCTGACAGTGACGTTAAGCAGCCGAGCCACCATCACAAACCCTTTACAATACAGGGGGGGAGTTTTTCCGGGGATGTTTCCACCTCAGCCAAGGAATGCTCTACGCCTCAGGAGGTTTTGGCCCAACCAAAATCAACAAAACTTCCCAAAAATTCTACTACTTTACTGATAGCTGTGGAATTGTCATCCGATAAGTCAAGTAGTAGTCAATATTCACCAGACAAACAAAATGGGAATCAGAGTCATCCGAATGAGTCTGTAGATGTCCAAGGTCTATCTGCCAGTCCTGAAACTCTAAATCCACAAAGAAATCACCCTGGTCACCAAAGAGACATAAACCTTAATCAGCCATTGCTTGCTCAGCCCATCTATCCACAAACTCAATTAGATAATGCCCCTCATGTTTTTGTGAATGTTGGTGCTAGGGATAATCAAGCCAATATGAAGGATGATCAATACCGGCTTGGGAAACGGCTGACTGTTGGGTGCTCCAAGAATAACCTTGCCCTCACTCTCAGACAACTGGCCAAAGATGAGGAAGAGTCAGTGACGAATCAACTCCCGACAAAGTCTCCTTTGATAACACCAATGGAGAAGTCTTTGCCTGGTATAGCTTCATCTCCCAACATACCACAAGGAAGTAGGGATGGTAGCATAAAGATATTGGCTGATAGTTGTGGAGATTACAGATCCAAAGAGGGAGATGCCAAGACTAATTGTAAACAGAGACATTCTATTGGCGCCAGCAAAAAGGGAAAGTCAAAGAGGTTCCGAAGGGTTCAGGCTCAAATCCTTCCTAGTTCCTCATCAGACTCGACTCTCAAGTCTTCTTCAGATGAAGAGGAGAACATCATCAGAGTTAACCGAAACAGGTGCTCGCCAACATCAAGGCTAAAGATTGGCTCTCATAGAAGTGGACAGCCAGACGTCGCTCTAGTTAGCGGAGTAGCCGTCGCTTCATCAAAGCCCAAAGTTACGACCATTAAGGAAACTTGTCGAGCCAGTGGTAGACGTGGGAGGGATTCTGGAGTCTGTGTGTCCCAGAAAGAGCATGGTGTGACGGCACGATCCCTTCACGTGGTtgaggtggagaaaagaaccgGTCGAGGGAAAGCCGTGTTCATTAGTATGGCAGAGAGTGAAATGTTGCCTTGCACTCCAAAGCCTAGGGATTCGCCAATGCACTTTGCCTCAAGTGACATAAACCCTTTTGTTCACCAATGGCAGAGTGAGGATGCAGATCAAAGGTGTCACAAAACCCCAGCCTTTGGAAGTGCAGCAGACCTAACTTGCAAATCTCCCTTGCTGAACGGTGTTGAGAAGCACATAACCAGATGCTGCAGTGTGGACAACGGTTTGAATGTGCAGAACTCTCCTTTCAACTCCCACCTCAGCACTTACGCAAACAACAAGGGTCTCTCCAGCACCCTGAGCAGCATTGAAGACTTCCAAGAACCAACCTCCCACAAGTCTCAGCTCAGCCCAGGAAGCGATGGATCCTGTGTCAATCAACAACCCCCTAACATGACAGAAGCCGTCAGGAGCAATTCCTCACGTAACAGTGTTTCTGTTGGGTTGGGGACCAGCTTGGGCCAGGTGGATGAGATCATGCTGGTGTACTCCTCTGAGCAGGAGTCCCAGACCGGTAGACCTCAAGCCTGTGGCATGATGTGTGACCATGGCACCCAGACGACTGGGGATGTCGGAAAGAGAATCCGCCATAGAAGGAGCAGCACTCAGGTACCACAGTCcaccagggttagagatgctagCAGAGAGTCCAACACCTGGGCTAGCCTCCAAAACATGTCTGAACATCTCTCCCAGCTGATCCACAGTACCTCTGACCTTCTGGGGAACGTCCAATGCATGAGGAACGGGGATGTCTTGAAACGTAGTCCGAGAAACAGTCTGCGACATTTTCAAGTGTCACATTGTTACTCCAAAGATCAGACCAAAAGAGACTGTTCAACCCAAACAGCAGTAGACATTGGTATTCAGACCGAAAAGACTCCAATGCCTGCTCTGAAGAAAATGTCTGTTTACCAATATCCATCCGTTGAGAGATCAAAACCCCATGAGGTCAATGTGATAGTCAAAGTGATTGGCTCAGAAGTTCTCAATGTCTCTCAAGAAGATAACTCTGTGTGTCGAGACAGAGTTCAGACCAAGACGGATGATAAGATCCAAAGCATGCCTGACCTGAGAACGAATGGCTCTCCTATAGTCATAGGATCCATCTGTCAACAAGTTGGCGCCCCACACAAAGTTCTGTCCATGGAGACTGTTGTCCATTGTCCCAATCAACCAAGATCTGCTGTTCACTCAGACCCCTCAAGCGGCCTTAAACCAGAGCTCTCCCCCAGAAGCATTAGAATCTCTGAAATCCTGAGTAGCTCCTTCCAGGATGTCAGCCAAGAgaatttgaaaatgtgtgcCAACCCTGAAGTTAGCTctgtaaaacaacaacaacaacaaaccgtGATATACACTGACCGGgcttcctcccccatcctcactGTGGGAGTCAGGCCAGGCCAGGGAAGAGAACAGGCTGTACAACTTCACAAGAAACACCAAACACCCAAAATGCATAATGGAAATAAAGACCAAATGAACAATAAAAAGGCTTGCTGGTCTACACCCTGCCTTGATCTCCTCGTCAGGGAACATCGAACATCCCTGTCTTTAACAGATCGCGGTGAAATGTGTGAGCTAGATTCGAGTGACGGTTCCATCAATAAATCAGAGTCTGTATCACTTGAGAATGTAAGTGAACTGAGACATTCAAGCACCAAAGAAATGGATGAACGCTCAGTCAGTTCATCTGCAGACAATGAAAGTAGATGTCCAATGACAGAACTAAGAGACACCACCTTTTCCAACCCTACCAAGCAGAAGACTTCTTGCCAAAGTCTGAGATGGTCAATATCTTCCCTTTCCAGTAATGGAATAACCATGCCGaaccacacccctctcacaagACAGTCTGGTGCGTGCCGACAAGAAGGAACATCGGTTTCTACCCTGGAACACCTCCAGAGCTACAAGCGGAGGACGACCGCGTTTCACCACAGGGAATTAGAAGATCCAGGGGAGTACCACGACGGTGGTTATGACCCCACCCCGATCAGTAAGAGGACTATCCAGCTTCAGGAGGATGACCTAAAGTCGCTAGCTCCTAGCGAGTGCAACACAGATGTCCTGGTGAACATAAACCCCATCGCTAATCCGTCCCCACAGCCTGAGCACGGTCTGGTGCCTGAGGACCTGCCGATGCACAACAAGTTCACCAGCTGGTCCGGGATCAGTCACCAGCTTACAGAGAGACGGACCAGTGGCACAAACAAACCAGCTGCTTGTCCCCCCGACAATcctgaggtgaggaggaggagccaggcgAAGTGGGATGAGATGGAGAGCAAGCATGGTTCAAGCCTGGGTCCAGAGAACCTGGGCTCGAGGGATAGGAAGAGTAGGGAGATCGAGAGATTGcggaaggagagggagcaggttaTGTCTACTGTGCATCTCCACATGAATCCACACCAGCTAACTGTGGAGCTGACGGAGGCAAAGCTGCACTACGGTCTGGGCGAGACAGACACTCTCCTGAAGATGCTGTCGTCTGGATCCAGAGAGGAACCCTCGTCTGTCCCCTCAAACCAGCAGCTCTATGACGG ACACAGGAGGAGTATTGAGGGTttgaggctggagagggaggcccGGCTCCAGACCTACCGTCGGGCCcgcagcctcagccccagtaaACACCCCCGCTCCCCTCCTCAGGAAGACCTCACCTCCTCTAGGGTCTCCGCCCTGCCCAGCCGCCGCAAGGACTACTTGCAGCAACTCCGCCAGGAGGTGGTTGACAGCACCAG GATTCCGGATCCACCGCGAGGAGAGGGTCATTACCCGTCTGAGATCGAGCAGCTGTTGCGTGACTACGGCCGCGCCCGAGAGGAGGCCAGGACGGAGATCGCCCGGGCACGAGAACGCCTCAGGGAAAGAacggagcaggagaagagacgTTTGCAGCAACAAGCTCTCTCTCAGGTGGTCACG GATGACTTGCGTCATCGGACCCGGATCAGCAGCAGTACTCTGTGTACTGGGTCGAGTCTTAGCTTGTCCTCAGGACCCACCTCAGGCTACAACAGTGGCAACACCACCCACCTGAAAGATGGCTGCAGACCCACGCTCACTGTACAG GCCCAAGGAGTCCATGAAGATGGGCTGAGTTCCAGGGCTCGTCCACCTCTGGCCGGTTCTCAGGGAATTAGGAGCCAACGTGCCTGGCTATCTGTGCAGG ATGTTCGCCTTGAGCCTGGGGTCCTGACCTTTGATCCTCTGATGTCATCGCCATCATCGCCTACCTCCCTACGCCAGCGCACCGCCTCGtttggctcctcctcctccatctccacagcCTATCAGGACATCACGTCTTGCCTGCTTGGCCGAGCGTTGGCTGAG GTGCGCTTGGCTGCTGGCGGGGACATAGGGAACCTGGTGATGGGCAAAGCCACTGCTGGATGGAG GTATCAAGGTAGTGAGCGAGGGGTCCAGGCCTACCACAGGCCCTCATCCAGCCCGTCCATGCATGGCTTCCTGGGGGCGGCGGAGCTAGACAGGCCCCTGGCCAGCTTGTGGGGCCTGGTCAGAGAGCCTTCCAAGACCAACCTCCTGCACCTGTCCGTCCGCTCAGCCTGGACacaaccactagatggcagcaccCAGCTGG tGTACCTGGTGACAGACCCGTCCTCATGCCATCTGAAGCAGCCCAGAGACTTCTGCTGTGTCAGCACCGAGGCCAGACAG GGCGACCTGTGTGTGCTGGCCATGCAGTCTGTGTTTGAGGagtccctccctcgccccagcATGGACATCGTCCGCGCCGAGATGTTGCCCAGCGCCTGGCTCCTCCAGCCAATCACACGTGGCGGCAGAGAGGTTGTCCGTGTCATCTTCCTGCTGCAG GTGGACCTTggcagcccctccctcccccagagagTTCTGAACGCGGTTGCCAGGAGACAAGCATCGGCCATCGCTGAGCTGGACGCCATCTGCTTGCTCTGA